TGGATTCTGTTGCTTCCCCACGACCTTATTATCTTTATAGGCAGTAGGGAGGAGAGACGGTGAAAAACCAGATATATTACGCGGGATTTTGGATTCGGTTTTGGGCTTTTCTTTTTGACCTTGTTGTAATTTACAGTCTAATAAGGATGGTCATTTCTCCTGTTTTTTTGTATTTCGATTTCCCAATAGATGACGGAATTTTTTCGGTTTACACTATTATGACCACTACCATTTTTTACGGATATTTTGTATTCATGACTAAGTGGTTTGGTCAAACCATAGGAAAGATGATTTTTGGATTGAAAGTTATTTCTACTAACAATGAAAAATTAACTTGGAGTGCTGTGTTGTTTAGAGAGGGGATTGGACGTTTTATCTCTATTACACCTTTCTACATTCCATTTTTAGTTGTAGGATTTCACCCTAAGAAAAAAGGGCTCCATGA
This genomic stretch from Bacillaceae bacterium S4-13-56 harbors:
- a CDS encoding RDD family protein, yielding MKNQIYYAGFWIRFWAFLFDLVVIYSLIRMVISPVFLYFDFPIDDGIFSVYTIMTTTIFYGYFVFMTKWFGQTIGKMIFGLKVISTNNEKLTWSAVLFREGIGRFISITPFYIPFLVVGFHPKKKGLHDYFADTAVILERFSQFDDQKTSISVS